Proteins from a genomic interval of Lelliottia amnigena:
- a CDS encoding cupin, with product MKIIRSGSLPSVRGPEAWFSGTVRIDAPFQATEPAAVGGATVTFEPGARTAWHTHPLGQTLIVTQGRGWLQEWGEEAQALNQGDIAWIPPGVKHWHGASSQTAMTHIAIAESVNGSPVDWLEKVTDEQYQGR from the coding sequence ATGAAAATTATACGTAGCGGATCATTACCGTCAGTTCGCGGGCCCGAGGCCTGGTTTAGCGGAACGGTGCGTATCGACGCGCCTTTTCAGGCCACGGAGCCTGCGGCTGTTGGCGGAGCGACGGTGACGTTTGAGCCAGGCGCGCGCACGGCGTGGCACACCCATCCGCTGGGGCAAACGCTGATCGTGACGCAAGGGCGCGGCTGGTTACAGGAATGGGGAGAAGAGGCGCAGGCGCTGAATCAGGGCGATATCGCGTGGATACCGCCTGGAGTGAAACACTGGCACGGCGCCAGTTCACAGACCGCGATGACGCACATTGCCATCGCCGAATCCGTCAACGGCAGCCCGGTGGACTGGCTGGAAAAAGTGACTGACGAGCAGTATCAGGGGCGTTAA
- the dmlR_12 gene encoding LysR family transcriptional regulator: MLKDNFNDLLSFMVVARERSFTRAAAQLGVSQSALSHAMRNLEARLDVRLLTRTTRSVVPTEAGEQLLMRLTPHLLEIEQELTALRDRRDRPAGNIRLSAGEHAMSAVLWPVLKPFMTHYPDINIEVTVDNGLTDIVDGRFDAGVRLGEQIAKDMVAVRIAPDMQMAVVGSAAYFAKNGVPETPEQLEHHRCINMRLPTLGGLYAWEFRHDGREIRVRVDGQLTLNSLPQRLDAAVAGLGLAYVPEESAAAQLADGRLTRVLESWCPSFEGYHLYYPSRRQHTTAFTLLVEALRNQNGQWSTIKHN, from the coding sequence ATGCTTAAAGACAATTTCAACGATTTGCTGTCGTTTATGGTGGTCGCCCGGGAGCGCAGTTTCACCCGGGCTGCCGCACAGCTTGGCGTTTCGCAGTCTGCGCTCAGCCACGCTATGCGTAATCTTGAAGCCCGTCTGGACGTGCGGTTGCTTACGCGCACCACCCGCAGCGTCGTGCCTACCGAGGCGGGCGAGCAGCTCCTTATGCGCTTAACGCCGCACTTACTGGAAATCGAACAGGAACTGACGGCGCTGCGAGACAGACGTGACCGCCCCGCCGGAAATATTCGTCTCAGCGCTGGCGAACACGCGATGTCTGCCGTTCTGTGGCCCGTGCTGAAACCTTTTATGACGCATTATCCCGACATCAATATCGAAGTGACGGTGGATAACGGCCTGACGGATATCGTCGACGGCCGTTTTGATGCTGGCGTGCGTTTAGGGGAGCAGATCGCCAAAGATATGGTTGCGGTACGTATCGCCCCGGATATGCAGATGGCTGTCGTCGGGTCTGCAGCCTATTTCGCCAAAAACGGCGTGCCGGAAACACCCGAGCAGCTCGAACACCATCGCTGCATCAATATGCGTTTGCCGACCCTGGGCGGATTGTACGCATGGGAATTTAGACACGACGGGCGAGAGATTCGCGTGCGCGTGGACGGTCAGTTGACGTTAAACAGTCTGCCGCAACGCCTGGATGCTGCCGTGGCGGGGCTAGGTCTGGCATACGTCCCGGAAGAGAGCGCCGCCGCTCAATTGGCCGATGGACGACTGACGCGTGTGCTCGAATCATGGTGTCCGTCATTTGAGGGTTATCATCTCTACTATCCCAGCCGTCGCCAGCACACAACCGCGTTTACTTTGCTGGTTGAAGCCCTGCGTAACCAAAATGGTCAGTGGTCAACTATTAAGCACAACTGA
- the ansP_1 gene encoding L-asparagine permease, with protein MKTSNKNAADHHAAKRRWLNSHEEGYHKAMGNRQVQMIAIGGAIGTGLFLGAGARLQMAGPALALVYLVCGIFSFLHSASAWRAGIAPPFQRQFCLLCA; from the coding sequence ATGAAAACAAGCAATAAAAACGCAGCCGATCATCACGCTGCGAAACGTCGCTGGTTGAACTCTCACGAAGAGGGATATCACAAAGCCATGGGCAACCGTCAGGTACAGATGATTGCCATCGGCGGTGCTATCGGTACAGGGTTGTTTTTAGGTGCAGGCGCGCGTCTGCAGATGGCGGGGCCTGCTCTTGCACTGGTCTATCTGGTGTGCGGGATTTTCTCTTTCCTTCATTCTGCGAGCGCTTGGCGAGCTGGTATTGCACCGCCCTTCCAGCGGCAGTTTTGTCTCCTATGCGCGTGA
- the ansP_2 gene encoding L-asparagine permease — MHRPSSGSFVSYAREFLGEKAAYVAGWMYFVNWAMTGIVDITAVALYMHYWGAFGDVPQWVFALGALAIVGTMNMIGVKWFAEMEFWFALVKVLAIVIFLVVGTVFLGSGKPLDGNATGFHLITDNGGFFPHGLLPALVLVQGVVFAFASIELVGTAAGECKDPQTMVPKAINSVIWRIGLFYVGSVVLLVLLLPWNAYQAGQSPFVTFFSKLGVPYVGSIMNIVVLTAALSSLNSGLYSTGRILRSMSMGGSAPKFMSKMSKQQVPYAGILATLVVYVFGVFLNYLVPSQVFEIVLNVAAIGIIASWAFIVVCQMRLRKAIKEGKAADVAFRMPGAPVTSWLTLLFLFSVLVLMAFDYPNGTLHHCDYSAAGGSADHWLVWRGVSA; from the coding sequence TTGCACCGCCCTTCCAGCGGCAGTTTTGTCTCCTATGCGCGTGAGTTTTTGGGCGAAAAAGCCGCTTACGTCGCGGGCTGGATGTATTTCGTCAACTGGGCGATGACCGGGATTGTCGATATCACGGCGGTTGCCCTTTATATGCACTACTGGGGCGCGTTTGGTGACGTGCCGCAATGGGTCTTTGCCCTTGGCGCGCTGGCGATTGTCGGCACCATGAACATGATCGGTGTGAAGTGGTTCGCCGAAATGGAGTTCTGGTTTGCACTGGTAAAAGTGCTGGCGATTGTCATTTTCCTGGTGGTCGGTACCGTGTTTCTTGGCAGCGGCAAGCCGCTCGACGGCAATGCGACGGGCTTCCATTTGATCACCGATAACGGCGGATTCTTCCCCCATGGCCTGCTGCCGGCGCTGGTGCTGGTTCAGGGCGTGGTCTTTGCCTTTGCATCCATCGAACTGGTCGGTACCGCTGCGGGAGAATGTAAAGATCCGCAGACCATGGTGCCAAAAGCGATCAACAGCGTGATCTGGCGTATCGGCCTGTTCTACGTTGGCTCCGTGGTGTTGCTGGTTCTGCTGCTGCCGTGGAATGCCTATCAGGCGGGACAAAGCCCGTTCGTGACGTTCTTCTCCAAACTTGGCGTGCCCTACGTCGGCAGCATTATGAACATTGTTGTGCTGACCGCCGCGCTGTCGAGCCTGAACTCGGGTCTCTATTCCACAGGGCGTATTTTGCGCTCCATGTCGATGGGGGGCTCCGCGCCTAAATTCATGTCCAAAATGAGCAAGCAGCAGGTGCCTTACGCGGGCATTCTGGCGACGCTGGTCGTTTACGTTTTCGGCGTGTTCCTGAACTATCTGGTTCCCTCTCAGGTGTTTGAGATCGTCCTGAACGTGGCGGCCATCGGCATTATCGCCTCCTGGGCCTTTATCGTGGTGTGCCAGATGCGTCTGCGCAAAGCCATTAAAGAAGGCAAAGCGGCTGACGTGGCCTTCAGGATGCCGGGTGCGCCAGTCACGTCCTGGCTGACGCTGCTGTTCCTGTTCAGTGTTCTGGTGCTGATGGCCTTTGACTATCCCAACGGCACCTTACACCATTGCGACTATTCCGCTGCTGGCGGTTCTGCTGATCATTGGCTGGTTTGGCGTGGCGTAAGCGCGTGA
- the yncE_7 gene encoding Uncharacterised protein — MKRVKVSIIDTKTYKVIKTIDTPVFPNSLALSSDGKTLYVTVKQKSTRQQEATQPDDVIRIVL, encoded by the coding sequence GTGAAGCGGGTAAAAGTGAGCATCATCGACACCAAAACCTATAAAGTCATCAAAACGATTGATACGCCCGTATTCCCGAACAGCCTGGCGCTGTCATCGGATGGCAAAACGCTGTACGTGACGGTGAAGCAGAAATCGACACGTCAGCAAGAAGCCACTCAGCCTGACGATGTGATTCGCATCGTGCTGTAA
- the yncE_8 gene encoding Uncharacterised protein: MLSRKKVQDDGKEHFYLNLSLDTAGQRAFLTDSKQPEVLVVNLKDGSVLEKIAAPESLAVLFNPTRNEAYVTHREAGKSEHHRHQNL; encoded by the coding sequence GTGTTGAGCCGTAAAAAAGTACAGGACGATGGGAAAGAGCATTTCTACCTGAACCTGAGCCTGGACACGGCGGGGCAACGTGCGTTCCTGACGGATTCCAAACAGCCGGAAGTGCTGGTGGTTAACCTGAAGGATGGCAGCGTGCTGGAGAAAATCGCAGCGCCAGAATCGCTGGCCGTGCTGTTTAACCCGACGCGTAACGAAGCGTACGTGACGCACCGTGAAGCGGGTAAAAGTGAGCATCATCGACACCAAAACCTATAA
- the yncE_9 gene encoding Uncharacterised protein, with amino-acid sequence MPKTGELKGRLVLDDRQRTETVKPLQPRELVADDTTNTVYITGIGKESVIWVVDGETLKLKDTITNTGTYSTGLALDPQAKTFVYHQRRRRTGNDRHRHSQGVEP; translated from the coding sequence ATGCCAAAAACGGGTGAACTGAAAGGCCGTCTGGTGCTGGACGATCGTCAGCGTACCGAAACCGTTAAACCTCTCCAGCCACGCGAGCTGGTGGCGGATGACACGACCAATACCGTGTATATCACCGGAATCGGCAAAGAGAGCGTGATTTGGGTGGTTGATGGTGAAACGCTGAAACTCAAAGACACCATCACCAATACCGGAACGTACAGTACCGGTCTGGCGCTGGATCCGCAGGCAAAAACGTTTGTATACCACCAACGCCGACGGCGAACTGGTAACGATCGACACCGCCACTCACAAGGTGTTGAGCCGTAA
- the yncE_10 gene encoding Uncharacterised protein, protein MVQLLLGSLLIAGSFNVHAAEEMLRKAVGKGAYEMAVSQQENALWVATTQSRKMDKGGVVYRPRSVTLEVTQAIHNDLKPFGATINSKTQTLWFGNTTNSAVTAIDAKNG, encoded by the coding sequence GTGGTTCAACTGCTGTTAGGTTCTTTACTGATCGCGGGTTCGTTCAATGTGCATGCTGCAGAGGAGATGCTGCGCAAAGCGGTGGGTAAGGGCGCATACGAAATGGCCGTGAGCCAGCAGGAAAATGCCCTGTGGGTGGCCACCACGCAGAGCCGCAAAATGGACAAAGGTGGCGTGGTGTATCGTCCTCGATCCGTCACGCTTGAAGTGACGCAGGCGATCCATAACGATCTGAAGCCTTTTGGTGCGACCATCAACAGCAAAACCCAAACTCTGTGGTTTGGCAATACCACCAACAGCGCCGTCACGGCGATTGATGCCAAAAACGGGTGA
- a CDS encoding TonB-dependent siderophore receptor: protein MKIISARQATLSLLWAPIVLAPQSRSPHKEQTMIVSATPQTVSELDTPAAISVVNGDDMRQAAPRINLSESLGSVPGLQIQNRQNYAQDLQLSMRGFGARSTFGRARHPHVCRRHSGHYGLTARGRRLISIFPALRASKSCAVRFRRCTETPRAA, encoded by the coding sequence ATGAAAATCATTTCCGCCCGGCAGGCAACGCTCTCCCTTTTGTGGGCTCCGATCGTCCTGGCCCCGCAGTCGCGCTCGCCGCACAAAGAACAAACGATGATCGTTAGCGCCACTCCGCAGACCGTTTCTGAGCTGGATACCCCGGCCGCCATTAGCGTGGTCAACGGGGACGACATGCGCCAGGCCGCACCGCGCATTAATCTTTCGGAATCTCTCGGTAGCGTGCCCGGCTTACAAATTCAAAATCGTCAAAATTACGCCCAGGATTTACAGCTTTCAATGCGTGGGTTTGGCGCGCGCTCGACCTTTGGCCGTGCGCGGCATCCGCATGTATGTCGACGGCATTCCGGCCACTATGGCCTGACGGCCAGGGGCAGACGTCTAATATCGATCTTTCCAGCATTGAGAGCGTCGAAGTCTTGCGCGGTCCGTTTTCGGCGCTGTACGGAAACGCCTCGGGCGGCGTGA
- the fecA gene encoding TonB-dependent siderophore receptor, with protein MDGTHAGDVDYTVSTTRFTTQGYRDHSGARKNLANAKLGVRIDDASKLTLIFNSVDMKANDPGGLDYQEWRDNPRQSPRGRSVQYRAKPSNRRRRVCAMTASLSEQDDLSVMAYAGEREMTQYQSIPYQPQLRPTHSGGVIDMQRHYQGIDTRWTHRGELGVPVTVTTGLNYENMSEDRRGYENFVMNNGVPDYGVKGDKRRDERNLMWNVDPYLQTSWQLTQKLSLDAGVRYSSVWFDSNDRYVQGANGDDSGEASYHKWLPAGSLKYSVTDAWNLYAAAGRGFETPTINELSYRSGNQSGLNFGLKPSTNNTFEVGSKTRVGNGLLTAALFRTDTDDEIVVDASSGGRTSYKNAGKTRRQGVEVSLDQQFAENWKLKMAWTWLDATYRTNVCSDADCNGNRMPGIARNMGYASFGWQPEEGWYAGSDIRYMSDIMADDEKQRQSSLLYSCGPEHRV; from the coding sequence GTGGACGGCACCCACGCCGGCGACGTGGATTACACGGTGTCGACAACGCGTTTCACCACCCAGGGCTATCGCGACCACAGCGGCGCGCGCAAAAATCTCGCCAACGCAAAACTCGGCGTACGCATTGATGACGCCAGCAAGCTGACGCTGATCTTCAACAGCGTGGACATGAAAGCCAACGATCCGGGCGGTCTGGATTATCAGGAGTGGCGCGACAATCCGCGTCAGTCGCCGCGCGGGAGATCAGTACAATACCGCGCAAAACCATCAAACAGACGCAGGCGGGTTTGCGCTATGACCGCCAGTTTAAGCGAGCAGGACGATCTCAGCGTGATGGCCTATGCGGGCGAACGCGAGATGACGCAGTACCAGTCGATTCCCTATCAGCCGCAGCTGCGCCCTACCCACTCCGGCGGCGTAATCGACATGCAGCGTCACTATCAGGGTATCGATACTCGCTGGACGCATCGCGGTGAACTAGGCGTTCCTGTAACAGTCACCACCGGTCTTAATTACGAAAACATGAGCGAAGATCGTCGCGGATACGAAAACTTTGTCATGAACAATGGCGTACCGGATTACGGCGTGAAGGGCGACAAACGCCGTGACGAACGTAATCTGATGTGGAACGTGGATCCGTATCTGCAAACGAGCTGGCAGTTGACGCAGAAACTGTCCCTCGATGCGGGCGTACGCTACAGCTCGGTGTGGTTCGATTCCAACGATCGCTACGTGCAGGGCGCAAACGGTGATGACAGCGGTGAAGCGAGTTATCACAAATGGTTGCCAGCGGGATCGCTGAAATACTCGGTGACCGACGCGTGGAATCTTTACGCTGCGGCAGGACGCGGGTTTGAAACGCCCACGATCAATGAACTTTCATATCGTTCCGGTAACCAGAGCGGCCTGAATTTTGGTCTTAAACCGTCAACCAATAATACCTTCGAAGTGGGCAGCAAAACGCGTGTGGGGAACGGTCTGCTGACGGCAGCCTTATTCCGTACTGATACCGACGATGAAATCGTGGTTGATGCCAGTTCTGGCGGGCGCACCAGCTATAAGAACGCCGGAAAAACGCGACGTCAGGGTGTGGAAGTGTCTCTCGATCAGCAGTTTGCCGAGAACTGGAAGCTGAAAATGGCGTGGACCTGGCTGGATGCCACCTATCGCACCAACGTCTGCTCTGACGCAGATTGCAACGGTAACCGCATGCCGGGGATCGCGCGCAATATGGGCTATGCATCATTTGGCTGGCAACCGGAAGAAGGCTGGTACGCGGGTTCCGACATCCGTTATATGAGTGACATTATGGCGGATGACGAAAAACAGCGCCAAAGCTCCCTCTTATACTCTTGTGGGCCTGAACACCGGGTATAA
- a CDS encoding TonB-dependent siderophore receptor, with protein sequence MTKNSAKAPSYTLVGLNTGYKFNYGNWGMDLFGRVDNLFDKEYVGSVIVNESNGRYYEPAPGRNYGVGLSVSYRFE encoded by the coding sequence ATGACGAAAAACAGCGCCAAAGCTCCCTCTTATACTCTTGTGGGCCTGAACACCGGGTATAAATTCAATTACGGCAACTGGGGAATGGACCTCTTTGGACGGGTCGATAATCTGTTCGATAAAGAATATGTCGGATCGGTCATCGTCAATGAGTCTAATGGGCGCTACTACGAACCGGCTCCGGGACGAAACTACGGCGTAGGGTTGTCTGTTTCATACCGCTTCGAGTGA
- the trg_3 gene encoding methyl-accepting chemotaxis sensory transducer, with protein MSFSQRLRNIKMSRKLAAGFGLVLLLVAVSTIMSVLRFKEIRDVYQQTNLIYNINIEVFQAKINRLKFLYNGDEKSGQLLANYVQHAAEITAEAKKLKWTPQEGVIINAIADNLARFESSVAEMQTAMAGLKANKDDPTAQQALKVAEDKVKTAGDDSSASIREIIALVKIHNDSLANSSSTITAIVGVVAVLFGILVSWWVTRQITHPVRHNLQLAELIASGDLSSVIRAQGDDELGKLTGAMGRMNDTLRAMIGEVRTSVAQVSLAASEIAEGNTDLSSRTEQQAAAVVETAASMEELTATVKNNADNARHASKLAAEASQTATQGGRVMRDVVSTMSDINTSSKKIADITAVINSIAFQTNILALNAAVEAARAGEQGRGFAVVASEVRSLSQRSSQAAKDIELLISESVSRITTGSDLVTKAGQTMEQVVHSVTRVNDIMGEISSASEEQSRGIEQISRAVMELDSTTQQNASLVGASSSAAGALEDQARLLESLVAAFRLEQNARAA; from the coding sequence ATGAGTTTCAGCCAACGATTACGTAATATAAAAATGAGCAGAAAGCTCGCGGCGGGTTTTGGTCTGGTATTGCTGCTGGTGGCGGTATCTACCATCATGAGCGTATTACGCTTTAAAGAAATTCGCGATGTCTATCAACAAACCAATCTTATTTATAACATTAATATCGAAGTTTTTCAGGCCAAGATTAATCGTCTCAAATTTCTGTATAACGGAGACGAAAAATCGGGTCAATTACTGGCGAACTATGTCCAACATGCGGCGGAAATAACAGCAGAAGCGAAGAAACTAAAATGGACGCCTCAGGAAGGGGTCATTATTAACGCTATCGCCGACAATCTGGCACGTTTTGAAAGCAGCGTTGCCGAAATGCAAACCGCAATGGCCGGTCTTAAAGCGAATAAAGACGATCCCACAGCGCAGCAAGCGCTAAAAGTTGCTGAAGATAAAGTTAAAACGGCAGGTGATGACAGCAGCGCGTCTATTCGCGAAATTATCGCGCTGGTCAAAATCCATAACGATTCGCTCGCCAACAGTTCAAGCACGATTACTGCCATTGTCGGTGTCGTTGCCGTGCTTTTTGGCATCCTGGTTTCATGGTGGGTGACGCGTCAGATTACTCATCCAGTGAGACACAATTTGCAGCTGGCGGAACTGATTGCCAGCGGCGATCTGAGTTCGGTTATTCGTGCTCAGGGTGATGATGAGCTCGGCAAATTGACGGGTGCGATGGGGCGCATGAACGACACGCTCCGCGCAATGATTGGCGAAGTACGCACCAGCGTCGCGCAAGTATCGCTGGCCGCCAGTGAAATTGCCGAGGGAAATACCGATCTTTCGTCACGCACTGAGCAACAGGCCGCCGCCGTCGTGGAAACGGCTGCCAGTATGGAAGAGTTAACGGCAACGGTGAAAAACAATGCTGATAATGCGCGCCACGCCAGCAAACTGGCGGCGGAAGCGTCGCAAACGGCCACCCAGGGTGGACGCGTGATGCGCGATGTCGTCAGCACCATGAGTGATATCAACACCAGCTCGAAGAAAATCGCCGACATTACTGCCGTGATTAACAGCATTGCCTTCCAGACCAATATTCTGGCGCTGAACGCCGCCGTCGAAGCCGCGCGAGCCGGGGAACAGGGCCGTGGATTTGCCGTTGTGGCGAGTGAAGTTCGCAGTCTTTCCCAACGCAGTTCGCAGGCCGCGAAAGATATCGAATTGCTCATTAGCGAGTCTGTATCGCGTATTACGACGGGCAGCGATCTGGTAACAAAAGCCGGGCAAACCATGGAACAGGTGGTGCATTCTGTCACGCGCGTGAACGATATTATGGGCGAAATTTCGTCGGCGTCTGAGGAGCAGAGCCGAGGCATTGAGCAGATATCCCGGGCCGTAATGGAACTGGATAGCACGACGCAACAGAACGCCTCGTTGGTGGGGGCATCATCTTCAGCCGCGGGCGCGCTGGAAGATCAGGCGCGTTTGCTGGAATCACTGGTGGCAGCGTTCCGTTTAGAACAGAACGCCAGAGCCGCTTAA
- the mcbR_1 gene encoding GntR family transcriptional regulator, whose translation MPEITLERYNEINAIRKQLETMAVTAACENMSASQVQELRDLAERFHEAMRNGNAQRALHANRVFRFRLYEFAHMPTLTSMIEQLWVRIGPCFNYLHEDEHDIAKYPYRYDQLLDHLERGDVVASQKAIDKLIDESTALLLQQYFS comes from the coding sequence GTGCCAGAAATCACCCTCGAACGCTATAACGAAATCAACGCCATTCGTAAACAGCTTGAAACCATGGCGGTGACGGCAGCGTGTGAGAATATGTCTGCCAGCCAGGTACAAGAGTTACGCGATCTGGCGGAGCGATTCCATGAAGCGATGCGTAACGGCAACGCGCAGCGTGCGTTGCATGCTAATCGCGTATTTCGCTTCAGGCTATACGAGTTTGCCCATATGCCGACATTGACGTCGATGATTGAGCAACTTTGGGTGCGTATTGGGCCATGCTTTAACTATCTTCATGAAGATGAACACGACATTGCGAAATACCCTTATCGTTACGATCAGCTGCTGGACCATCTCGAACGCGGGGATGTTGTGGCCAGTCAAAAAGCGATAGATAAACTGATTGATGAGTCAACAGCGCTCTTATTACAACAATATTTTAGTTAG
- the mcbR_2 gene encoding GntR family transcriptional regulator, which produces MLDLENLEKAQRLSLTMQVEVSLKGALIAGALKPGARLITKEIADKLGTSITPVREALLRLVSAGALHATPAQAFFGARNHPRTL; this is translated from the coding sequence ATGCTTGATTTGGAAAACCTTGAAAAAGCACAACGTCTGAGCCTCACTATGCAAGTGGAGGTCAGTCTTAAGGGAGCGCTGATAGCTGGCGCACTTAAACCCGGTGCGAGACTCATTACTAAAGAAATTGCTGATAAATTAGGAACCAGTATCACTCCGGTGCGTGAGGCGCTGTTGCGACTGGTCTCTGCAGGCGCGTTACACGCGACCCCCGCGCAGGCGTTTTTTGGTGCCAGAAATCACCCTCGAACGCTATAA
- the curA gene encoding alcohol dehydrogenase gives MSQSAKTNRRLVLASRPHGAPVADNFRLDEHPVPAPAEGQLLLRTIWLSLDPYMRGRMSDAPSYSPPVDIGAVMVGGTVSRVEQSRHPDYKEGEWVLSYSGWQEFDLSDGKGLVKLGENLAHPSWALGILGMPGFTAYMGLLDIGQPKSGETLVVAAATGPVGATVGQIGKIKGCHVVGVAGGAEKCRHAVEVLGFDRCLDHHADDFAQQLAQACPDGIDVYYENVGGKVFDAVLPLLNTSARVPVCGLVSGYNATELPAGPDRLPLLMGTILKKRLRVQGFIIAQDYGDRIDEFQTEMGRWIQEGKIHYREQVTEGLENAPEAFIGLLEGKNFGKVVIRVANDN, from the coding sequence ATGAGTCAATCTGCAAAAACAAACCGTCGCCTTGTGTTAGCGTCACGCCCGCACGGTGCACCGGTTGCTGACAATTTTCGCTTAGACGAACATCCAGTCCCTGCGCCTGCTGAAGGGCAACTGTTGCTGCGCACCATCTGGCTGTCACTTGATCCCTACATGCGTGGTCGTATGAGCGACGCGCCGTCTTATTCTCCACCAGTGGATATCGGCGCGGTGATGGTGGGCGGTACGGTCAGCCGCGTGGAACAGTCCAGGCACCCCGATTATAAAGAAGGTGAATGGGTGCTGAGTTATAGCGGCTGGCAGGAGTTTGATCTGTCCGACGGCAAAGGGCTTGTTAAGCTTGGCGAGAATCTGGCGCATCCCTCGTGGGCGCTTGGGATTCTGGGTATGCCGGGCTTTACAGCCTATATGGGGCTGCTGGATATCGGTCAGCCTAAATCTGGCGAGACGCTGGTGGTCGCCGCAGCAACCGGGCCGGTCGGCGCAACCGTTGGGCAAATCGGCAAAATTAAAGGCTGTCACGTGGTCGGCGTTGCAGGCGGTGCGGAGAAATGCCGTCATGCCGTTGAGGTGCTTGGATTCGATCGCTGTCTCGACCATCACGCGGATGATTTTGCGCAACAGCTGGCGCAAGCCTGTCCTGACGGTATTGACGTCTATTACGAAAACGTCGGCGGCAAAGTCTTTGATGCGGTTCTGCCGTTGCTGAACACCTCCGCGCGCGTGCCCGTGTGTGGTCTTGTCAGCGGTTATAACGCCACAGAACTGCCCGCTGGACCGGATCGTTTACCGTTGCTGATGGGGACAATTCTGAAAAAACGCCTCCGGGTGCAAGGGTTTATCATCGCTCAGGACTACGGTGATCGCATTGATGAATTCCAGACCGAGATGGGGCGCTGGATTCAGGAAGGCAAAATTCACTACCGCGAGCAGGTGACAGAAGGGCTGGAAAATGCACCTGAGGCATTTATCGGGCTGCTCGAGGGCAAAAACTTCGGCAAAGTGGTCATACGCGTCGCCAACGATAATTAA
- the sinR_2 gene encoding XRE family transcriptional regulator has protein sequence MNTMPDDMNQRISARIRLERESRGWSLSELAERAGVSRAMIHKIERSDSSPTATLLARLSGAFGISMSTLIARAEMQEGKLLRFANQPVWRDPQSHYLRRHVSPRTDLPIDLVQVELPAGSDVPMPASSYALARQLIWLQSGELVFQEGDTRHEMQAGDCLELGPPNDCRFINESQQPCVYLVVRLNQSGS, from the coding sequence ATGAATACTATGCCAGACGATATGAATCAACGGATCAGCGCGCGCATTCGCCTTGAACGCGAATCGCGTGGCTGGTCACTTAGCGAACTCGCCGAGCGAGCGGGCGTCTCGCGTGCCATGATCCACAAGATTGAACGCAGTGATAGCAGCCCGACGGCCACGCTTCTGGCCCGTCTTTCCGGCGCATTCGGGATCAGCATGTCGACGTTAATTGCCCGCGCTGAAATGCAAGAGGGCAAACTGTTACGCTTCGCGAATCAACCGGTCTGGCGCGATCCGCAAAGCCATTACCTGCGACGTCATGTTTCTCCGCGTACCGATTTGCCTATCGATCTGGTCCAGGTTGAGCTCCCGGCGGGCAGCGATGTGCCGATGCCAGCATCTTCGTATGCGCTGGCGCGGCAGTTGATCTGGCTGCAATCGGGCGAACTGGTGTTTCAGGAGGGGGATACCCGCCATGAAATGCAGGCGGGGGATTGTCTGGAACTGGGCCCGCCCAACGACTGCCGGTTCATTAACGAAAGCCAGCAGCCGTGCGTGTATCTGGTGGTTCGGCTGAATCAATCTGGCTCGTAA